The following proteins are encoded in a genomic region of Methanomicrobiales archaeon HGW-Methanomicrobiales-1:
- a CDS encoding ATPase, with product MVSKELLRHLVIQQKIQIEKRGDFVERSLFNQVLAALDDDRVIILAGIRRCGKSTLLKQIMQTRKDYCYVNFEDERLLSFRAEDFSILDEVLIEVYGPAGTYFFDEVQNVEKFETFVRRLQDSGKKVILTGSNASLLSREFGTRLTGRYKLFEVYPFSFVEFLRFQKTTMKKESLYIPEEKVNLIRLFGRYTESGGMPEYLANNDPDYIQTLYDNILYRDIIARYSIRRQRLVRELVGILASTVTLPFTYNSLKKTLGLMNAITVKEYISYLSGAYLFFELLRFDYSVKKQLNSPRKIYIIDTAFSAISGFSLSPDKGRVLENIVFIDLMRRGSEIFYFAGDQECDFILKDKKKIIGAIQVCYEFTKENRDRETGGLLKAMAEFKLTQGMILTYDQEDMLESDGKTIIIKPVWKWLLEENILNIPE from the coding sequence ATGGTCTCGAAAGAGCTGTTACGGCATCTCGTGATCCAGCAGAAAATCCAGATCGAAAAGAGGGGGGATTTTGTCGAGCGCTCGCTCTTTAACCAGGTTCTCGCAGCACTTGACGATGACCGGGTGATCATCCTGGCGGGCATAAGGAGATGCGGGAAGTCCACGCTCTTAAAGCAGATCATGCAGACCCGGAAGGATTACTGTTACGTCAATTTCGAAGACGAGCGGCTGCTGAGTTTCCGTGCGGAAGATTTCAGCATACTCGATGAGGTTCTCATTGAAGTGTATGGGCCGGCCGGCACGTATTTTTTTGACGAGGTCCAGAACGTGGAAAAGTTTGAGACATTTGTCCGGCGGCTCCAGGACAGCGGCAAAAAAGTTATCCTCACCGGCTCCAACGCCTCCCTGCTCAGCCGGGAATTCGGCACCCGGCTTACCGGCAGATACAAGCTCTTCGAAGTCTACCCGTTCTCCTTTGTTGAATTTCTCCGGTTCCAGAAGACAACGATGAAGAAAGAATCGCTGTACATTCCGGAAGAGAAAGTAAACCTGATCAGGTTGTTCGGTCGCTATACCGAAAGCGGGGGGATGCCGGAATACCTCGCAAACAATGACCCCGATTATATCCAGACCCTGTATGACAACATCCTCTACCGCGATATTATTGCACGGTACTCCATCCGTAGACAGCGGCTCGTACGGGAACTCGTGGGAATCCTCGCCTCCACCGTCACACTTCCCTTCACGTACAATTCCCTGAAAAAAACCCTGGGGCTGATGAACGCGATCACGGTCAAGGAATATATTTCGTATCTCAGTGGTGCGTACCTGTTCTTTGAACTCCTGCGGTTCGATTATTCAGTAAAAAAACAGCTCAATTCTCCCCGCAAGATCTATATCATCGATACGGCATTCAGTGCTATAAGCGGCTTTTCCCTTTCCCCGGATAAAGGGAGAGTCCTTGAAAATATTGTCTTTATCGATCTCATGAGGAGAGGCAGTGAAATTTTTTACTTTGCCGGGGACCAGGAATGCGATTTCATTCTCAAAGACAAAAAGAAGATCATTGGTGCGATCCAGGTCTGCTATGAATTCACGAAAGAAAACCGGGACCGGGAGACCGGAGGCCTGCTTAAGGCAATGGCCGAATTTAAGTTAACGCAGGGAAT